One segment of bacterium DNA contains the following:
- the phoU gene encoding phosphate signaling complex protein PhoU, which translates to MPKFLQRDLDRLRKIALETGTLVEESISQAIRALSTCDRKLAEQIIANDEVIDRREVQVEEDCLKILALHQPVARDLRFVVTVLKMNNDLERMGDYAVNMAERVVFFAECGQVPVPKRLAVMGEKVISMVRRSLDAVVESDPDLGREVVMSDDEVDVLRDELFTEVLDEIRSDPRRLDQWIQMLSAARYLERVADLATNIAQDAIYLAEGEVVRHRHFTVIKRPPEE; encoded by the coding sequence GAAACCGGAACGCTGGTTGAGGAGAGCATCTCGCAGGCGATCCGCGCACTTTCGACGTGCGACCGCAAACTGGCGGAACAGATCATCGCCAACGACGAAGTCATTGACCGCCGCGAAGTTCAAGTCGAAGAAGACTGCCTGAAGATTCTCGCCCTTCATCAACCGGTGGCGCGCGACCTGCGGTTCGTGGTCACGGTGCTGAAGATGAACAACGATTTGGAGCGGATGGGCGACTATGCCGTCAATATGGCCGAGCGGGTCGTGTTTTTCGCGGAATGCGGGCAAGTTCCCGTGCCGAAGAGGCTCGCGGTCATGGGCGAGAAAGTGATCTCGATGGTGCGACGCAGTCTGGACGCGGTGGTGGAGTCGGACCCGGACTTGGGACGGGAAGTGGTGATGTCGGACGACGAGGTGGATGTGCTGCGGGATGAACTATTCACCGAAGTATTGGATGAGATTCGCAGCGATCCCCGCCGTCTGGATCAGTGGATTCAGATGCTCTCGGCCGCGCGGTATCTGGAACGCGTCGCCGATCTGGCCACCAACATCGCGCAGGACGCGATCTATCTGGCCGAGGGCGAGGTGGTGCGGCATCGGCACTTCACCGTCATCAAACGCCCTCCCGAAGAGTAG